One genomic window of Elaeis guineensis isolate ETL-2024a chromosome 2, EG11, whole genome shotgun sequence includes the following:
- the LOC105059623 gene encoding protein WHAT'S THIS FACTOR 9, mitochondrial codes for MPPPLPSPFRRRIGWPPDPQQSRTFVDARVKWVRDRGLDHAVEKEKHLQPFHALKDLLLSSSSSRSLPLDIIAAHRDDLRLPFRAIRFIRLFPSAFLEEFPQQSSAAAPPRPVIRPTPELLRLHDDEQRALAACRAETADRLLRLLMLAPARRLPLRVVDRLRWDLGLPRDYPRTLLPDYPDYFQIVPSSTAAGGGSGVLDLELVCYRKDLAVSAMEQYAMRIGGYKKGMPLAFPLEFSRGFELEKKVRKWLDEWQKLPYISPYEDGAHLAPKSDLAEKWTVGVLHELLHLLVPKKTEKDNLILLGEHLGLPLGFRKVITHHPGIFYVSNKLRTQTVVLREAYRRDLLVEKHPLMGLRFQYIHLMHKGKETGSKHKDRKRKRNASWIIDDCKIKDEEEEGEEEDEEYDDDEEEEDDEDELSAASDVDTEEEESDDQDEHSIRSAGRENNFPRGGASRTVRSRKTMRSSV; via the coding sequence ATGCCGCCGCCGCTCCCATCGCCCTTCCGCCGCCGCATCGGATGGCCGCCGGATCCCCAGCAGAGTCGCACCTTCGTGGATGCCCGGGTGAAGTGGGTCCGCGACCGCGGCCTCGACCACGCCGTCGAGAAGGAGAAGCACCTCCAGCCCTTCCACGCCCTCAAAGacctcctcctctcctcctcctcctcccgctCCCTCCCCCTAGACATCATCGCTGCCCACCGCGACGATCTCCGCCTCCCCTTCCGCGCCATCCGCTTCATCCGCCTCTTCCCCTCCGCCTTCCTCGAAGAGTTCCCTCAACAGTCCTCCGCCGCTGCCCCTCCCCGGCCAGTCATCCGCCCCACGCCGGAGCTCCTCCGCCTCCACGACGACGAGCAGCGCGCCCTCGCCGCTTGCCGCGCCGAAACCGCCGACCGCCTCCTCCGCCTTCTGATGCTCGCCCCCGCCCGCCGTCTCCCCCTCCGCGTCGTCGACCGCCTCCGCTGGGATCTTGGCCTCCCCCGCGACTACCCGCGTACCCTCCTCCCTGACTATCCCGACTACTTCCAGATCGTCCCCTCCTCCACCGCCGCCGGCGGCGGCTCTGGCGTCCTCGACCTGGAGCTCGTATGCTACAGAAAGGACCTCGCCGTATCGGCCATGGAGCAGTACGCGATGAGGATCGGTGGGTACAAGAAGGGCATGCCGCTCGCCTTCCCGCTCGAGTTTTCCAGGGGCTTCGAGCTGGAGAAGAAGGTGAGGAAGTGGCTGGACGAGTGGCAAAAGCTCCCTTATATCTCGCCCTACGAGGACGGGGCTCACCTTGCGCCAAAGAGCGATCTTGCAGAGAAGTGGACCGTGGGAGTGCTCCATGAGCTTCTCCACTTGCTTGTTCCAAAGAAGACTGAGAAAGATAACTTGATTCTGCTCGGAGAACATCTCGGGCTGCCACTGGGATTCAGGAAGGTGATCACGCATCACCCGGGCATTTTCTATGTATCAAATAAGCTCAGGACGCAGACTGTTGTCCTCCGGGAGGCGTATAGGAGGGATTTGTTGGTCGAGAAGCACCCGCTGATGGGATTGAGGTTTCAGTACATTCATCTCATGCATAAGGGCAAGGAGACTGGTAGCAAGCACAAGGacaggaaaagaaaaaggaatgcTTCTTGGATTATAGATGATtgtaaaattaaagatgaagaggaagagggagaggaagaagatgaagaatatgacGATGATGAGGAAGAGGAGGATGACGAGGATGAGTTATCAGCGGCTTCTGATGTTGATACGGAAGAAGAGGAAAGTGATGATCAAGATGAGCATAGTATTCGCTCTGCTGGGCGAGAGAATAATTTTCCTCGAGGAGGAGCATCTCGGACTGTTAGGAGTAGAAAAACTATGAGATCTTCTGTTTGA